Proteins from a genomic interval of Sphingobacterium lactis:
- a CDS encoding TonB-dependent receptor produces the protein MAQYINLNRNTITIGEALQEFRKQAKVSILYNDASLDRVQVSNINIKNASIQQAMDNLLKGTAFEYRVTPEKSILIKRKAVQQTASRREQQQTLSGRVIDDQGKPLENVTVSIENGRLSTMTNTSGEFSIVSTKDDVLQVSFIGYGKKVVHAKLGQAVTIQLQPLENLVDEVVVIGYGEVKKKDLTGSVSIVNVEDLQNIPVPRVDQMLQGRIAGAEIVSSSGEPGAGTSIRIRGTRSISATNEPLYVVDGVMDAITSLNDLNPDDVASIQVLKDASSTAIYGSRGSNGVILITTKKGTAGKNDVALRADFGFSEIPRFLDLMNAQEFAELQNDRYYLANVANQTKPIENYPYPNPEALGEGTNWTEAITRRAPYQNYTVTAAGGSDKTRYYFSGNFNDNQGIIKASGLKRYQARLNLDHTFSDKFKGGFRFNYSYLDHELNKADIGTQTLWYRSTIFLAPTIPVYKEDGSLNDWNSQWYTGTLFDSPMANVMMKRMDQVKKTTSPMMYLEYEPIKGLKFKSQLSFYDYNRFDDNFYPSTLPTRMNNKSGAYAYKRAYTANNYLNENTVAWLGKTKKHSYDALYGFTIQKNWYTNLSASGDGYFIDEISTNDLSAVPSKEMLNVASNFENRTRVSHLGRLNYNYNSTYYLTLTGRADAGSNFAANRKWAFFPSAAFKWNMKNETWMKDANWINELGLRLSAGTSGNDAISTYQSLDQVASTMSGYIFDGAIPVAYFPNRIKNEDLTWEKTVSYNAGIDFAILNRKLTFTMEAYMSKTSDLLLTVQLPHHGGFPTRLMNLGKTENKGLELTVESQNINRKNFSWNSTFTIAHNSQKVVDIGTFDRVPTYVNPYGSQYMMYGYIPGKPLNALWGMEYAGVWKNLQEVEDNKVTKQYASASTAYYTPGRQRYIDQNNDGILDNNDLVYLGNADPIVYGGLQNSFRYKKLYVNVFFNYNLGGKIYNPTELFMGTGTYLSNQYRYMVNAWHPVRNPDSDYPRADSKDDIPNDRFIYDATFLRLKNVTVSYVFDVKKLTKNKLSSVTASLSGNNLYLWKKYNGYDPEVSTESGGSTIRRMDNGAYPNSRTVTASLNIKF, from the coding sequence TTGGCACAGTATATTAACCTTAACCGAAACACCATAACGATCGGCGAGGCCCTGCAGGAATTCAGAAAGCAGGCCAAGGTATCCATCCTATATAACGATGCCAGTCTCGATCGTGTACAAGTTTCAAATATCAATATCAAAAACGCCAGCATCCAGCAGGCAATGGACAATCTGCTAAAGGGGACCGCTTTCGAGTATCGGGTGACTCCAGAAAAGAGTATCCTGATCAAGCGTAAAGCCGTGCAGCAAACTGCCTCGCGACGGGAGCAGCAGCAAACCCTTAGCGGGCGGGTTATCGATGACCAAGGCAAACCACTTGAAAATGTTACGGTGTCCATTGAAAATGGAAGACTAAGTACCATGACCAATACATCTGGAGAATTCAGTATCGTTTCTACTAAGGACGATGTTCTTCAAGTGAGCTTCATAGGTTACGGGAAAAAGGTGGTACACGCCAAATTGGGTCAAGCCGTTACGATCCAATTGCAACCCTTGGAGAACCTGGTGGATGAAGTCGTGGTCATTGGCTACGGTGAGGTGAAGAAAAAAGACCTGACCGGTTCGGTGTCCATTGTCAATGTGGAAGACCTACAGAACATTCCTGTTCCACGTGTGGATCAGATGCTCCAGGGGCGGATTGCAGGTGCTGAGATTGTCTCCTCATCAGGTGAACCGGGAGCTGGAACATCCATCCGGATACGGGGTACTCGCTCCATCTCTGCAACGAACGAACCACTTTATGTCGTAGATGGCGTCATGGATGCGATAACTTCCCTGAATGACTTGAACCCCGATGATGTCGCTTCAATCCAAGTGTTGAAGGACGCCTCCTCAACAGCAATATATGGCTCCAGGGGTAGTAACGGGGTGATCCTGATCACCACCAAGAAAGGTACTGCCGGAAAGAACGATGTTGCCTTGCGTGCCGATTTCGGATTCTCGGAAATACCACGGTTTCTGGACCTCATGAATGCACAGGAGTTCGCAGAATTGCAGAACGACCGCTATTACCTAGCGAATGTGGCCAACCAGACCAAACCTATCGAAAACTATCCGTATCCTAATCCCGAAGCACTCGGTGAAGGAACAAATTGGACCGAAGCCATCACCAGACGTGCGCCCTATCAGAACTATACGGTGACCGCGGCCGGTGGATCCGACAAAACGCGCTACTATTTTTCGGGGAATTTCAATGATAACCAAGGGATCATCAAGGCTAGTGGCCTCAAGCGTTATCAGGCGCGATTGAACCTTGACCATACGTTCAGCGATAAATTCAAGGGGGGCTTCCGATTTAACTACTCATATTTGGATCATGAATTAAATAAAGCCGATATCGGTACACAGACCCTATGGTACCGATCAACAATTTTCTTAGCGCCTACCATTCCGGTGTATAAGGAAGATGGTTCGCTCAACGATTGGAATTCGCAATGGTACACCGGTACGCTCTTCGACTCGCCAATGGCCAACGTCATGATGAAGCGTATGGATCAGGTGAAGAAAACAACCTCCCCGATGATGTACCTGGAGTACGAACCGATCAAAGGATTGAAATTCAAATCGCAGTTGTCATTCTATGATTACAACCGTTTTGATGACAATTTCTATCCATCGACCCTACCTACCCGAATGAACAACAAGAGTGGCGCCTATGCGTATAAGCGAGCTTATACCGCAAACAATTACCTGAATGAAAATACCGTTGCGTGGTTGGGTAAGACCAAGAAGCATTCCTATGATGCACTTTATGGCTTTACCATACAGAAGAACTGGTATACCAATCTTTCTGCCTCTGGCGATGGCTATTTCATCGACGAAATCAGCACGAACGACTTGAGTGCGGTCCCTTCAAAGGAAATGCTGAATGTAGCATCAAATTTTGAAAACAGGACCCGCGTGTCTCATTTGGGTCGCCTAAATTACAATTACAATTCGACCTATTACCTGACCTTGACCGGGCGTGCAGATGCAGGTTCGAATTTTGCCGCGAATAGGAAGTGGGCATTTTTCCCATCCGCAGCTTTTAAATGGAACATGAAAAACGAGACATGGATGAAGGATGCCAATTGGATCAATGAACTTGGATTGCGCCTAAGTGCGGGAACTTCCGGAAATGATGCCATCAGCACGTACCAATCCTTGGATCAAGTCGCGTCGACCATGAGTGGCTACATCTTTGATGGCGCTATTCCTGTGGCCTATTTCCCGAATCGTATCAAGAATGAAGATCTGACCTGGGAGAAAACAGTATCCTATAATGCGGGAATCGATTTTGCGATCCTGAACAGGAAACTCACCTTCACGATGGAAGCCTACATGTCCAAAACCTCCGACCTGTTGCTGACCGTACAATTGCCGCACCATGGCGGATTCCCAACACGCTTGATGAATCTCGGTAAAACAGAGAATAAAGGACTGGAATTAACCGTAGAATCGCAGAATATCAACCGGAAGAATTTCTCCTGGAATTCAACCTTTACGATTGCCCACAACTCGCAGAAAGTGGTGGATATCGGAACTTTCGATCGCGTGCCTACCTATGTGAACCCCTACGGAAGTCAGTATATGATGTATGGCTATATTCCGGGAAAACCCCTGAATGCATTGTGGGGAATGGAATATGCTGGGGTTTGGAAGAACCTTCAGGAAGTAGAAGATAATAAAGTGACCAAGCAATATGCTTCAGCTTCGACAGCCTATTACACGCCAGGAAGACAACGGTACATCGACCAAAATAACGACGGTATTCTGGATAATAATGATTTGGTATACCTGGGTAATGCAGATCCCATCGTTTATGGTGGTTTGCAGAATAGTTTCCGATACAAGAAATTATATGTGAATGTGTTCTTCAATTACAATTTGGGAGGTAAAATCTATAACCCTACGGAATTGTTCATGGGAACAGGTACCTATCTATCCAACCAGTACCGCTATATGGTGAATGCGTGGCACCCCGTACGGAATCCGGATTCCGACTATCCACGTGCTGACTCCAAAGACGATATTCCGAATGATCGCTTTATCTATGATGCCACTTTCCTGCGCTTGAAAAACGTGACGGTAAGTTATGTTTTCGATGTCAAGAAACTGACGAAGAACAAGCTTTCCTCCGTTACAGCTAGTTTGAGTGGAAACAACCTGTACCTATGGAAGAAATACAATGGATATGACCCGGAAGTATCGACTGAGAGTGGTGGATCGACGATCCGGAGAATGGATAATGGTGCCTATCCGAACAGTAGAACGGTTACCGCAAGTCTCAACATTAAATTCTAA
- a CDS encoding DUF5689 domain-containing protein: MIKVNSNPIYLLFLTFLSTVLFFGCQKDELRQFTTDLAINQRIVQLADSAASTKIQIYAEDNWTIETQAKDSVWLTVPVNSGSGKKLIDISVTSNAGNLPRAQTLFIKSGNITDSVSIQQKGLVPTLAIVDEELKAIAGGGTMRTAINTNIPFELMKVEKTTLAGGDLDWVTDLNIEEGYLYLKVAASTQPSIRQGKLMFSYLDALNVLVKDSIMISQQVKGAYENAKPVSFDEVRMKGEGEIMEDIYIEGIIINDKGGNNVALNRNAAANKHTIDRTPTSVTAYIQSLDGRQAFKIETATAGDNIFDRNQKVKLWLKGSKLNKHSAPEFITISGVQSVQVMEQNALATQLQPRERFMSELTDRDLFTYVKLKDVEISVPSGAYSNINEGYVNRASVYPLNLRDIRGNSLYALFNVDVPYRRDGRRVPQGSGNFAGILVYEEIERYGTQIGRYAIRPQHETDITLQENRESGFSKVHLEWSRFKDEHESSPTAAQNPLTPDIGTGKIYRSGYDPLNFTAVSGIYKTGDFNGLLQEPTTVKGAVANGGWGARNWWNEDKNRGEAWVVEMSTSGIAKQLSLQVEGNVDVGGPRNFVVEWNTNSDMDDSNWKHVADFTFQDITQWSNTLISQVPGYKVVNINLPVDLLNKSKVFVRLKVKDKAAGTLTNPVGGTLVNSANCRLGHLSIKYNK; this comes from the coding sequence ATGATCAAGGTAAATTCAAATCCTATATACCTCCTTTTCCTGACATTCTTGTCGACTGTATTGTTCTTCGGATGCCAGAAGGATGAGCTTCGCCAGTTCACGACCGACTTGGCCATTAACCAACGGATTGTGCAGCTCGCGGACTCTGCTGCTAGCACGAAGATCCAGATTTATGCAGAGGACAATTGGACCATTGAAACCCAAGCAAAGGATTCTGTTTGGTTGACCGTTCCGGTGAATTCCGGTTCGGGCAAAAAATTGATCGATATTTCCGTGACCTCCAATGCAGGTAATTTACCGCGTGCGCAGACCTTGTTTATCAAGAGCGGCAATATAACAGACTCGGTCTCGATTCAACAGAAGGGGTTAGTTCCTACCTTGGCGATCGTCGATGAAGAGCTAAAGGCCATCGCTGGAGGGGGTACCATGCGTACAGCCATCAATACCAATATTCCATTTGAATTGATGAAGGTAGAGAAAACAACCTTAGCCGGCGGTGATCTGGATTGGGTAACCGACCTGAACATTGAAGAAGGATACCTTTATTTGAAGGTGGCAGCTTCTACCCAGCCGTCCATCCGTCAAGGGAAGCTGATGTTCAGCTACCTGGATGCATTGAATGTACTCGTGAAGGACAGCATCATGATTTCCCAACAAGTGAAGGGGGCTTATGAAAATGCCAAGCCTGTATCCTTCGATGAGGTTCGCATGAAGGGCGAGGGTGAAATCATGGAGGATATCTATATCGAAGGGATTATTATCAACGATAAAGGTGGAAATAATGTCGCATTGAATAGAAATGCAGCCGCCAATAAACATACTATCGACCGTACACCGACAAGTGTTACGGCCTATATCCAATCGTTGGATGGGCGACAGGCCTTCAAGATTGAAACGGCAACGGCCGGTGACAATATCTTCGATCGCAACCAGAAGGTTAAGCTCTGGTTAAAGGGCAGTAAACTGAACAAGCACAGTGCTCCTGAATTCATCACGATTTCCGGAGTGCAATCGGTCCAGGTGATGGAACAGAATGCTTTGGCTACACAGTTGCAGCCAAGAGAACGCTTCATGTCCGAGCTGACCGATCGGGATCTGTTTACCTATGTGAAATTGAAAGATGTTGAAATTTCAGTGCCATCGGGCGCATATTCCAACATCAATGAAGGCTATGTGAATAGAGCCAGTGTATATCCGCTGAACCTGCGCGATATCCGTGGGAACAGTTTGTATGCCCTATTTAATGTGGATGTGCCTTATCGCCGGGATGGCAGAAGAGTTCCACAGGGATCCGGAAATTTTGCGGGTATTCTCGTTTATGAAGAAATAGAACGTTACGGAACCCAAATTGGCCGATATGCCATTCGTCCGCAACATGAAACAGATATAACCCTGCAAGAGAATCGGGAAAGTGGGTTTTCCAAAGTCCACCTGGAATGGTCTCGTTTCAAGGATGAACATGAATCCAGCCCTACAGCAGCTCAGAACCCATTGACACCAGATATCGGAACAGGAAAAATCTATCGCTCCGGATATGACCCACTAAACTTCACTGCAGTCAGCGGAATCTATAAAACCGGAGATTTCAATGGCTTGTTACAGGAACCAACAACGGTAAAAGGAGCCGTTGCCAATGGAGGCTGGGGCGCCAGGAATTGGTGGAACGAAGATAAGAACAGAGGTGAAGCTTGGGTGGTTGAGATGAGCACCTCAGGAATTGCCAAACAATTATCTCTGCAGGTGGAAGGAAATGTGGATGTTGGTGGCCCGCGTAATTTCGTCGTGGAATGGAATACAAATAGTGATATGGACGACAGCAATTGGAAACATGTTGCCGATTTCACCTTCCAGGATATCACACAATGGTCAAATACGCTGATTTCACAAGTGCCCGGTTATAAGGTGGTTAATATCAACCTGCCTGTAGACCTGCTGAACAAATCCAAAGTGTTTGTGCGCTTAAAAGTTAAAGATAAAGCCGCAGGAACACTGACCAACCCAGTAGGAGGAACCTTGGTGAATTCCGCAAACTGCCGATTGGGCCATTTATCAATCAAGTACAACAAGTAG
- a CDS encoding RagB/SusD family nutrient uptake outer membrane protein: protein MKFKAIFSILTCLVLFSGCSKFLEEKPASFVGSDGFFKTPEQLQASVNGVYIPLTSIVNQNLMIAVEGVTDLAFLNSSSVDAKMEISPANPGMGDDLWRNAYRGVLYANASIAGIKASPVEESLKGPYLAEAATLRAFYYYYLTSVFNGVPFITVNVNSVEVLDQVNQFGRTDAKIIRDSLIMDLQQHVEHLPQQRPSDVKGNRVSAPLAYMLIAKMAMWNKEYAVAKDALLKIKEIYGDLSQYPLEDTYFRNKNKPESIFEVQYAWSTTGIKKTTQVACFFTPAKKAGTSTYDGIEILELGAQANPFNSITPSDNFIAMYDVYDPRREIILAYTYDGKNFSRPMANNGTGKPWMGPKFWCPGMQNLSDGNNQKVFRYADALLMLAEVANELGDADLAMSSINAVKKRAEEHAIITREFQLKSYPGKAAFFKEVQDERGRELMGEYHRKFDLVRWGNYADLIQSTIAEEFADLKTNFRPYHRYYPIPDIEVVKSEGRLSNPEYNQ from the coding sequence ATGAAATTCAAAGCAATATTTAGCATATTAACCTGTTTGGTGCTCTTTTCGGGATGTTCGAAATTCCTGGAGGAGAAGCCAGCAAGCTTCGTGGGTTCAGATGGATTCTTCAAGACACCTGAGCAACTTCAGGCGTCCGTAAATGGTGTATATATCCCATTGACCAGCATTGTCAACCAGAACCTAATGATTGCCGTGGAAGGGGTTACAGATTTGGCCTTCCTGAATTCATCCAGTGTGGATGCGAAGATGGAAATATCACCTGCAAACCCTGGAATGGGCGACGACCTTTGGCGCAATGCCTACCGTGGTGTGCTGTATGCCAATGCATCCATTGCTGGTATTAAAGCCTCACCGGTTGAGGAAAGTTTGAAAGGACCTTACCTGGCGGAAGCAGCTACTTTACGCGCTTTCTATTATTACTACCTGACTTCAGTCTTCAATGGCGTGCCCTTTATCACGGTGAATGTGAATTCCGTGGAGGTATTGGACCAAGTCAACCAATTTGGCCGTACCGATGCCAAGATCATTCGGGACTCCCTGATCATGGATCTGCAGCAGCATGTTGAGCATCTGCCACAGCAACGCCCATCGGATGTCAAAGGCAATCGTGTATCTGCACCGCTGGCCTATATGTTGATCGCCAAGATGGCCATGTGGAATAAGGAGTATGCGGTAGCCAAGGATGCCCTTTTGAAGATTAAAGAAATCTATGGCGATTTATCGCAATATCCATTGGAGGATACCTATTTCCGGAACAAGAACAAACCGGAATCCATATTCGAGGTGCAATATGCTTGGTCAACAACCGGAATCAAGAAAACTACCCAGGTTGCCTGTTTCTTTACACCAGCGAAAAAAGCAGGGACTTCTACCTATGATGGGATTGAGATCTTGGAATTGGGCGCACAGGCCAACCCTTTCAACTCCATTACACCGTCGGACAATTTCATCGCTATGTACGATGTATATGATCCGAGGAGGGAAATTATTTTAGCCTATACCTACGACGGAAAAAACTTCAGCCGACCAATGGCCAATAATGGAACGGGTAAGCCCTGGATGGGGCCTAAGTTTTGGTGTCCGGGGATGCAGAACCTTTCCGACGGCAATAACCAAAAGGTTTTCCGCTATGCGGATGCATTGTTGATGTTGGCAGAAGTAGCCAATGAACTAGGGGATGCTGACCTGGCCATGAGCAGCATCAATGCCGTGAAGAAGCGCGCGGAGGAACATGCTATCATCACCCGTGAGTTTCAGCTAAAGAGCTATCCCGGCAAGGCTGCCTTCTTTAAAGAGGTACAGGATGAACGTGGGCGTGAGCTGATGGGTGAATACCATAGAAAATTTGATTTGGTTCGCTGGGGAAACTATGCTGACCTAATTCAAAGTACCATTGCCGAGGAATTCGCAGATCTGAAAACCAATTTCAGACCTTACCACCGCTATTACCCAATCCCGGATATCGAGGTGGTGAAGTCCGAGGGTAGATTGTCCAATCCAGAATATAACCAATAA
- a CDS encoding RagB/SusD family nutrient uptake outer membrane protein: protein MKLKNIFILGLVSIGFITSCNLDLTPYNVIDTELSFTSVSDAQKWDTRFYADLRGRIYGHYIMSPDVQADQLNAVIDYGNNYGAVHRWNDFLADSYEISNVWAGYYGALSNVNTAIQGFEKITPKNAEETEKFKAYKGDAHLARAYYYFMLVNRFAKTYNATTANTDLGVPLILAPDINAMPKRNSVKETFDQILADIAIAKTNLSAIPGKPNANRFTIDVVHALEARVKLAMGDWNGAKAAAETVLKKGNYTLYKTEADLKKMWHNDAGNEVIFASFTSFDEGANANSIYLGYMPKENKYRPAYIPSQWVYDAYEDGDFRKGIYFLKDVVMPYNGRDYKVTVVNKYPGNPEFYQGTTNYRHTPKIFRVAELYLIAAEAAYKGSPSSADALTHLNTLRTARGLKALSSISGNALWQEIKAERFRELAFEGFRLDDLKRWGEGFTRRNPQQPSDLIQVGPEFDSKTVPANHDKFVWGIPDRDDVANPNIEQNKGW, encoded by the coding sequence ATGAAACTAAAAAATATATTCATACTAGGCTTGGTTTCCATTGGGTTTATCACTTCCTGTAACCTTGACCTGACACCCTATAATGTTATTGATACGGAACTGTCATTTACGTCGGTTTCCGATGCGCAAAAATGGGATACACGTTTCTATGCCGACCTTCGCGGAAGGATCTACGGTCATTATATCATGTCCCCAGATGTTCAGGCCGATCAGTTAAATGCGGTAATAGATTATGGTAACAATTATGGAGCCGTACATCGTTGGAATGATTTTCTGGCAGACAGTTATGAAATTAGTAATGTGTGGGCCGGCTATTACGGCGCATTGAGCAATGTGAATACCGCGATTCAGGGTTTTGAAAAAATCACCCCTAAAAATGCGGAAGAAACCGAAAAGTTCAAGGCATATAAGGGCGATGCTCATTTGGCCCGCGCATATTATTACTTTATGTTGGTCAACAGATTTGCAAAGACCTATAACGCAACCACTGCCAATACCGATTTGGGAGTGCCATTGATATTAGCGCCCGATATAAATGCCATGCCGAAGCGGAATTCAGTGAAGGAAACTTTTGATCAAATTCTTGCGGATATAGCCATTGCCAAAACAAATCTATCCGCAATTCCGGGAAAGCCAAATGCGAATCGATTTACCATAGACGTGGTACATGCTTTGGAAGCCCGGGTAAAATTAGCGATGGGTGACTGGAATGGAGCGAAAGCTGCAGCAGAAACAGTGCTGAAAAAAGGGAACTATACCTTGTATAAAACAGAAGCAGATCTTAAGAAAATGTGGCACAATGATGCCGGCAATGAAGTGATTTTTGCATCATTCACATCCTTTGATGAAGGAGCAAATGCCAATTCAATTTATCTGGGCTATATGCCAAAAGAAAATAAATACCGCCCAGCTTACATCCCTTCCCAATGGGTGTATGATGCGTATGAAGATGGTGACTTCCGTAAAGGGATCTATTTTCTGAAAGATGTCGTTATGCCATACAACGGTCGAGATTATAAGGTAACCGTAGTGAATAAATATCCCGGAAACCCGGAATTTTACCAAGGAACCACCAACTACAGGCATACACCAAAGATTTTCCGTGTCGCGGAACTGTACCTGATTGCTGCAGAAGCTGCCTATAAAGGTTCACCGTCGTCAGCGGACGCCCTGACGCACCTCAATACCCTACGGACGGCCAGAGGATTGAAAGCACTAAGTTCGATTTCTGGAAATGCCCTTTGGCAAGAAATAAAAGCAGAGCGTTTCAGGGAATTGGCTTTTGAAGGATTTAGACTGGACGACCTGAAGCGTTGGGGCGAAGGTTTTACGAGAAGAAATCCACAACAGCCCTCGGATCTGATCCAGGTCGGACCTGAATTTGACTCCAAAACGGTGCCTGCTAACCATGATAAATTCGTGTGGGGCATACCGGATCGCGATGATGTGGCCAACCCGAATATAGAACAGAATAAAGGCTGGTAA
- a CDS encoding endonuclease/exonuclease/phosphatase family protein produces MKRLVFYICLLQFAIAFPAMAQKEVKILCYNILEGMTKDSTPDKQEFVKWVKNQKPTIFAIQEANKFTKESLAKMAKGWGHPYSVLLKEQGYPVALTSKYPIEDVKIVLENFHHGYIQAKTNGINFIVLHLSPHRWDKRRWEMATILESLKLQGIEQNSVLLGDFNAFSPLDSTSYRDGKDVARFQELLKKYPKNNYLINNKDIDFQTIQYVLDADYVDALKALATASPAQAKTILPSPRRIDFIYISNDMLGRLKGGQFIVDDFTKVYSDHKPLFITLKPKS; encoded by the coding sequence ATGAAAAGATTAGTTTTTTACATATGCTTACTGCAATTTGCCATTGCTTTTCCTGCTATGGCGCAGAAAGAAGTGAAGATTTTGTGCTACAACATTCTGGAAGGAATGACCAAGGATAGCACACCTGATAAGCAGGAATTTGTGAAATGGGTAAAGAATCAAAAACCAACCATATTTGCGATCCAAGAAGCCAATAAATTCACTAAGGAGAGCTTGGCCAAGATGGCAAAAGGATGGGGACACCCGTATTCCGTGCTGCTTAAAGAACAGGGGTATCCAGTAGCTCTGACCTCAAAGTACCCTATTGAGGACGTGAAGATTGTCTTGGAGAATTTTCACCACGGATACATCCAAGCCAAAACGAATGGCATCAATTTTATCGTTCTGCATTTGTCACCACACCGATGGGATAAGCGACGCTGGGAAATGGCCACGATATTGGAGAGCTTAAAACTGCAAGGGATTGAGCAGAATAGCGTTCTGCTAGGTGACTTCAACGCCTTCAGCCCCTTGGATTCTACCAGCTACCGCGATGGAAAGGATGTAGCGCGTTTTCAGGAACTGCTCAAGAAATACCCTAAGAACAATTACCTGATCAACAATAAAGATATTGATTTCCAGACCATCCAATATGTGCTGGATGCCGATTACGTTGATGCATTGAAGGCATTGGCAACAGCATCACCAGCTCAGGCGAAGACCATTCTTCCAAGCCCAAGACGCATTGACTTTATCTATATCTCCAATGATATGCTCGGACGGTTGAAGGGGGGACAGTTTATCGTGGATGACTTTACCAAAGTCTACTCGGATCACAAACCATTATTTATCACATTAAAACCTAAGTCATGA
- a CDS encoding FecR family protein, whose translation MSDTIQHLFAKIQRNAATDADIDCFRELLKTLPEEEYAYWLDKWTAHMEEQEVERPVSMPRRIFVATAALAALFIGAFFLIPKFSNQEIAEEHIAQMDSIIAAPAGNRAVLKLASGEEFNLNQDGDFLKIDQSSVRLGERTLFDKLSAEESNAAIQYHVLTTPKGGTMKVELPDGSKVQMNANSTLRFRADFALHRELQMSGELFFDVKRDEKHPFIVHTPNQRVKVLGTSFNINTYDADGREETSVASGLVEVSAAKQVVYLAKNQQAVSNKAGLSVHDADMSLILDWLSNEFIFKNATAIEVLREFERWYAIEIEVVDPHLLAKTRLWGNVQRSLNAYKALAQLNYFDIQYEVISEGGKKKIKVFKK comes from the coding sequence ATGAGCGATACTATCCAACACCTTTTTGCCAAGATCCAGCGCAACGCGGCTACTGATGCCGATATCGATTGCTTTCGGGAACTGCTGAAAACGCTTCCTGAGGAGGAATATGCATACTGGCTTGACAAATGGACGGCCCACATGGAGGAGCAGGAAGTGGAAAGACCCGTTTCGATGCCGAGACGTATCTTCGTGGCTACGGCTGCCCTCGCCGCCCTATTTATCGGTGCATTCTTCCTCATTCCCAAATTTTCAAACCAGGAAATCGCAGAAGAGCATATTGCCCAAATGGACTCCATAATTGCTGCGCCCGCGGGTAATCGCGCCGTGCTCAAATTGGCATCTGGGGAGGAATTCAACCTGAATCAGGATGGTGACTTCCTAAAGATCGACCAGTCCTCCGTACGCCTGGGGGAACGGACGTTGTTCGATAAACTGTCTGCAGAAGAAAGCAATGCAGCTATTCAGTATCATGTATTGACCACGCCCAAGGGTGGAACCATGAAAGTGGAACTTCCGGACGGCAGTAAAGTGCAGATGAATGCCAATTCCACCTTGCGATTCCGGGCCGATTTTGCCCTCCATAGGGAACTGCAGATGAGCGGGGAGCTGTTCTTCGATGTCAAAAGAGATGAAAAACACCCTTTTATCGTTCATACGCCGAATCAGCGGGTGAAGGTGCTTGGCACGAGTTTCAATATCAATACCTATGATGCAGATGGGCGGGAGGAAACATCCGTGGCATCTGGGCTTGTGGAAGTCTCTGCTGCCAAGCAGGTGGTGTATTTGGCAAAGAACCAACAGGCCGTTAGCAACAAGGCCGGCCTTAGCGTGCATGATGCAGACATGTCCCTGATCTTGGATTGGCTTTCCAATGAATTTATTTTCAAGAACGCAACGGCCATAGAGGTACTCCGGGAATTTGAACGCTGGTATGCTATTGAAATCGAGGTCGTTGATCCACATCTATTAGCAAAAACAAGACTTTGGGGGAATGTTCAACGCTCGCTCAATGCCTATAAAGCGCTTGCGCAGTTAAATTATTTTGATATCCAATATGAAGTTATTTCGGAAGGAGGTAAGAAGAAAATAAAAGTTTTTAAGAAATAA
- a CDS encoding RNA polymerase sigma factor has product MKLRPEQELLLLRRIADGDHGAFNTLYRHYQPILLQYCRPFITMEVSEEEIVQEVFVEFWERRERAVNIRNVKSYLLQTAKNKLLNIHRHVLVVERMKQEFQTLPKQETAEDKLIFKEHYALFQNQMMAISPTKRQIFEGRIFDDKSNKQIATETKLSESMVKKHFKHVKSLFEIFVKKYQ; this is encoded by the coding sequence ATGAAACTGAGACCTGAACAAGAGCTGTTGTTGTTGCGTAGAATTGCTGATGGTGATCATGGTGCTTTTAATACTTTGTACCGTCATTATCAACCGATCTTGTTGCAGTATTGCCGCCCATTCATTACGATGGAGGTCAGTGAGGAGGAAATTGTCCAGGAGGTTTTTGTTGAATTCTGGGAGCGCCGTGAGCGAGCCGTGAATATACGCAATGTAAAGAGCTACCTGCTTCAAACGGCAAAAAATAAACTGCTGAATATTCACCGACACGTCTTGGTGGTGGAACGCATGAAACAGGAATTCCAGACCCTTCCCAAACAAGAGACAGCCGAGGACAAACTGATTTTTAAAGAACATTATGCACTGTTCCAAAATCAGATGATGGCCATTAGTCCAACAAAGCGGCAAATTTTTGAAGGCCGTATCTTTGATGACAAGTCCAATAAGCAAATCGCCACGGAAACGAAGCTTTCCGAATCCATGGTGAAGAAGCATTTCAAGCACGTAAAATCCCTTTTCGAAATTTTCGTAAAAAAATACCAATAG